The window AGAGTTGCAAAAGAGTTGGTCAATAAAGAAAGATCAGCGGGAAAATTGTcttgataatatataattattattatactaaagtattattattataataaaaataaaaatggtaggAATGTAAGCACCTGATTGATTACGCAATTCGTGTTCTCAAATAATACGGGTTCATCAGTGTAGTGCTGTTGACAATTATGCCCAgcctgaaaaagaaaaaaaaaatttacacaaaagACAAATTATATAAGTTTTCCACTCGATCATGCAAAAGtggttaaattttttgaattaaatttaattaaaaatttacttctTGTACCGTAAGAATTTAGGAAAAAAacgtacaaaaaatattgttatgtgCAAATACAACTTTGTGTAAAATAATTCAAGTTTAAATATCCACTACTAATGAGTTTTACGgaagttgaatttttattttacagaataactttttcttttagctatgtatatatatacttatattactagtattatatacttatattacttGAATTTTATACTTACTATGAACTCTTCAGTATTTCCATATTGAACAAAACTTGCGTCAGGATTCTCCAATTGCACCTGAAATCTATTACAATGCAACATGTCGACACTATCCTTTACGTACTTTTAACTGACTGCTAATAGAAAGTAACTTAAACtgattataaaaattgaaaaattaacccttatatatgcatattatgtatattgtttagGTAATTAAGACATCCCTCTCCAGGTGCAAAGTTAATGTCCATTGGCTCTTTTTAAGTCAACCCTAATTAGTGAATTGGAAGGATCTGCGAGATTGTCATTAACTTGTTTACATTCTAATTAGATGATACAGCTTTCAGTGGTTGTTTTTATATAGgtgtacctatataaaaactCACAATCTTTTACATTAttagtaatgatttttttacacaaataactattttttatattttatctttacaaGTCAATGTTCGTGACTAGCTGTTAACTACTGAAATTCTAAAACTTTCGTTTCGCTACTAACATTAATTATAGACTAGATTCTTACTAATACGTTATTAgattattaagtaggtaggtcCACGTACCGGTTAaaaattttccaaatttttattggTAAAAACAACTTTTCCAAGCGACCATATTATTCCAAGTTGACAGACTATTATGCATTAATAATTGAATGTacaattttagtaaaatttggATAAAATAATGGCAAGGTAATGTTAAGCCATAAAATACAGacattttacaaaataagtaagaggtagattgaaaaaaatgtatctcGTTTGTTAGAACAGTTTACTCTGTAGTGAGCAAGTTTTTAATGTCAAACCTTGAAATCCGTTGGAAGCTTTGCCACGTTATTTTTAGTGTTTTCTTGTGTCTTTTTGTGCAACTTTGAAATGTTTCAAAACGTTTTAATGACGGTAACGCCATTGAGTGAAACAAAAGAGGTACGagaaatgttatattttgtaaatttgttcTTTTCTTCTATTCAGTTTAGTAGCATTTACATAGGTTAAATTGATACCTAAGACACTATACATAGATGTCTCCACAATTCTTGTCCGACTGCGGCAAAGCGAAAGAAGGGTATAGTTAAGTGAATATGTTCGTGTGAATGTTATCATTAACCTCAATGCCTAAAAGAAATGTTCCGCGCTGCTGCAATGCGTGTTAGCGGaatttaaggattatttattatatatttacaaagaaaaacagttaataacttatatttatgaataaaagataaatttcgATTGTTTTATAGGGAATAATACCAGTGGCGCACTGAGGGTATGcagtaggatttttataactcttacaatgcctatccttaagttttttataatccgtactggagattttcttcattttatatcatctgcatacccgctatgcacgccaatgaACAATAAAACTGAAATATCTTAACATCGAATACTGAAACAAAACCAAATAGCTTACAGTTTTTGGTCCAAGCCAGGAACCGAACCAAGGATCTCGTGATCCGTTAGTCGTATTGCTAATGACTTAGTGAATGAGTCATTGTTAGGTACTAATTGGCTGGGTAAGTTTGTAATTCGATTTCCTGCTATGTTCTAGATATTTTGAAATCAACCctcatagttttagttttaagttaaatggTTATCGCCagtatctcactaccgtgtaattctcatgtaatgtacgcatcaaaagtggcacctatgggcctacttgaacaaagatatttttgactttgacttcaaaatatatttgtaaaatatgtcATCCATCTAAACGAAATTGCATAAAGTGGCTGGACCAACTTTGACGTAACTTTAACAGGTAGATACAGGTTTATACAGCTCGCACCGTAGGCTTACTTCTGAAGGGAAATAGAGATTAGAAGATGGTATGAGAGTTCAATTACTTTTCGTCCAAAAGTTACGGACATTAAAATTCAGAAGGTAGGTTCCTCTTCGGTTGTTACTATCAATACAGGGTTTCTGTTAAATTTACGCCATGACAACCGCTATTTatcaaattaagtaaataaattaaaaattatttaacttttaagctTTTTTTGGATATTTCACAGATTAATTGCTGGGAAAACCGACCGTTCATACACAGTTGGCCGGCGTCAAAATATCAAAAGAAAACTAACAAAGGTAAACTCAcagttttatcattttaaattagtttctaAATAAGAGGAAGGGGAGATTGTTTGTTTCACAATCGCCTTTGAATATGGAAGCCTtacattatttttccatttttttttaataataataaactacgagtacgacagtacacacatcgccaactagccacAAAGaacgcgtagcttgtgttatgggtactaagatgactgataaatatttttacgaataatatacatacatacatacctacttatactatacagataaacactctctatttagcgataaggccgccaaattgtacgttctaccttatagtgctgttgtatttttatctctgtaaattttctctgtggtgtacaataaaagtgtattcatccattcattcattcattcaaatactcaaacactcagacactgagaaacattcatgttcatcacacaaagcgTATATCGTAGTATGTAACcgtatcgtaattttttttatttcatttatgtaCCTATTGTCCATCGTTAAGTTATTGAGCCGAACCGAAACCttcgttatttttaaataacaaaataaaagtaagccCTAGCAATCTCatccggtggtaagtgatgatgcagtctaagatagtaaggGGCAAAcctttagggagtatggcagttatatttaaccaacTCCACTTatccgtttctacgcgacatcgtaacacacagtagcgtgcatagagggtatgcacagggtatgtatgGTTAATCCCACACACccaatcggtttgtacgcgacgaCACCGTACCGGAAAGCTCATTAGCTTAAAACCAATGAACGTTCTGAAATGGCTTTTTGACcgctattttgaaaaaaataatgtaatagtgAGGAAgctcaaaatattaaaacccaaaatttatttcaaaatcagaATTAGTTCAAAATCTTGAATAGCAAAATTACAGTACATCTGATTTCGACTTTAACTAAGcttcttagtttttattatctttatctatTTCAGATCCAGTAAACAGAACCATTAAGAAGAAAACTAAACGTAACCGGACGGCGTATACGACAGATCAGCTAAGGATTTTAGAAAACACATTTGCCCGTACAAAATACGTGGATGCGGAACGTCGCAAAGAGCTCGCGGATTATTTAAAGATCGATGAAAAATGCGTCAAGGTTTGGTTTCAGAACAGAAGGATGAAAGATAAGAAAGAAAGTTCAGAATCAAGCAATGATTCTTCGAGCGAATGCGTCGCTTATGAGCCAGTAACGCCACCACCAGCGAAACAACAAAACAGCTGTGAAGATAAATACATTCATCCATACAACAGTTACATTGAGCCGACAGTTCATTGCAATCCAGAATCTTATTACTATCCTTATGAGGataattgcaaagtttttcaCCCCGCCTATGGAAATGGTTATCAGAACTATGTTCCAACCAATTATATAACTCCAAGTGTGCCGTCTCATACTAATGAATGTTTTCGCAATGATTCAACTATTTATCCCACACAATATTATCCTTGTTCATCTGTTCCGGAATACATGTACACTAATCAAGATCACAATCACTCTGGTCAAAATCAACAAAGCACATTTTCCGATGTTTCCAACTGGTCAGCTAATGCTAtagatttgaattatttttagataattttatttgtgtgtaataaatagtctataaaatatttataatgttaaataaattctataataggttatttacaaaatataataagagtCACGATCGTTTGTGTAAGTTTACGATAGTTGGTAATGAGTTCGACATTAGTGAATTACTCAGTGAATTGTATTATTTAGGTTTAatgataaaacttataatattagttaataatTGTATAGCATTAATGTTcatatgatttttttggtacAAAAATCTATTTTCCCCTGATATAGTTATATTTTCTGTCTATATCACGATACTGTTCTATTTATTCtctttaaaatgaatttatttcttgttgataatttatacctaaatactttatttcctattataatgtaataaacgtaatgaaattttatttagattaagaTTAATATAATGTGTAAAGTTTTCAGTTATTTTGTCAAATGGCAAAATGATAGATTGATCTACAAGAGTTaagatatttataacattttttttaaatgtataagttcagtacttttaataaagatacttttaaatagataagaataattatataataaaacaagctttgaataaatatattatcatttatttcttaaaatgccAAATCTTATTACTAACGTTTTTGCCTGCTTAAAAACTATTTAGGAGGATTACTAAATGGTATTGCTAAAATATATTGAGGATGTGCTCTTGCATTGACTTGACCAAAACCTCTTATACTTGACCCATGACAGTTACAACTACAACTGCAAGTGTTACTGACATGATTATTAACTACATGAACCCGTGCACTATTTTGGGGAATACCTATCGAAACACTTGATGGCTGTGGTACAGGTAAAGTTGACAACATATTAACTGGCTTCCAAATCACGTTACCAGTTGTCAATGCAGAAGATGAGTAAGAATTCTGTAAATGCATTGGCATAAACCCCGATATCGAATTAACTGGATAGTGTGGTTTTTTGGAATGCAACTTATTTTTCATACTTCTTGATGATAAATCTTGAGGCATGTCTTGATTTATGTTCAAATAACTGTTTGCTAACGGACAATAACTTGTACGAcctttgtttttgttcttaGAAGATGTAGTGCATACTTTTCTCGGTTTCGATATCGCTATTGGGGTAACATTCGgtgtattttttactttttgaaaCGCCTCCGGCATTATTACGTCAGCATTAATAAGATTTTTCATGGTTGAAAATGGtgtgttattaaatttttttgttgaaacTCCTGCAATTTCCGTAGGAATTACTGTGGGTTTATAAGACGAACGTAATCGTAAATCACTCGGCCTCATACCATTAGCTGCTGTTGTGATCGGAGCAAATGGCTTCATTGAAAAGTTGATTTCATTTCTTTTCGCTTGTTCAATGAGACTACAACGATGATCATTATTAATTGATTGCCAATTACAAGCTTTATTTAATGGCTCGTTAATAAATTTAGTGGAATCTTTAGTTAAGTCTTTTACTTCCACTTCTTTGTTACCGCAttcctttttttctttcatgCGACGATTTTGAAACCAAATTTTTACGGCTCGCTCCGGaatgtttagtttatttgaAACTTCTTTGCGGTTTCCGCTTCCAATATAGGGAAATTTCTTATATTCTTGTTCCAAATAATTTATCTGCTCGGTAGTAAATGCACTCCGAAaccttttagatttttttgatataCAGTTTTGAACATATTTAGATTTGACCTGAAACATCCAAAAAACATAGTTATTATTTGATTTGTATATGCTCAGAAGCTTAGGTAGGAAATtgaaattacttatttatataattttaattctaactTTCTGTGAAATTtctatatttacaaattataaaagcgTAGTACATCTGGATTAAGAGtgaaaaaattagtttttttttgtatgtctcTTAATggaaagaaattttgaattttatattatttgcctGTTTGATGTCATAATCGAACAcgctatgcacgccacggaTTCTAATATTTGATAAATAGGTCGCATTTAGTTTAAATCCACATCTGATAACTCCTTCATAATACATGCACATGATTGCAATAATTCTAGTCAAAATTCACATTGTTCCCGTGCATTTCTGAGCATTCATTAATGTGGTCGGACTAATGAATGTATATTTAGTGTTATAAACCATAGACTGGCGGTATAAAACCTATAGGCTGCCAATAAACACTGTTATTTCTATTAAGTTTTCATATTAATCTATGAGCTTTATTTACGTGCCAcaatattgtgtattattttaattcattgctttttattatttatcatcagcCTACTAACCCGATACCATTAATTTCATCCATTAAACTCACTCCAGGTCCATATCTAAAACTAATCGGGAGATAGGCCTCGAGGCCTCTTGCCCGGGCTATTTTCCCTTAGGAAAAAGGGTTTTAGAGTTTCCATTACCGAACATTTTAGTGTGCTTTGTAAGATTTAGTTATATGAAGAAACAATCAAATTATTTGTAAAGAAAGGACATTTCAGCCAAATGTAACATCACAAAGCTAAAATTTACACTTattaatatactagcggaccctcgcgacttcatccgcgtatgtgtcaactttaaaaaataggtcgtatgttgtcgccgactgtttttaagaactttacaattccgacaattccgatatacttactacatacttgcGTGGTTTTGCTAACATTTACCGTTCACgaatcgcacgcatcggaatctctcaaaaagcatatattttgcatttttgtttttctcaGTAATGATAGTAGCGTGGTCGAGTGGCCATTGGTCTTACCGTGATGTTATtgccttaattgatactaccaatccaaacaaaaactaaaagaaaaaaaattgaaacagcGTTTTCTGAGATTGGCACGTTGaatcaaataaacttacaaactttataaaattatagctgTATGTGCTGTATTGtgttaaatgtacagaaatcaaccagttacagttttattataggtatagatataattcttctgtacgCATTCTTATAACTGATCTGTGACAAACACTGGActgtttttgttaaaattatttgtgtGTGTACACCCTCTTATTTTCACACAGAGATCGCAATAAACAAGATAAACAATATCACCCGGcagttacaataattatattccaggatttttatttcattcaagaCATCCCTGTGTCAGGCGGGCcagctagttattaatttaattatttcaaggaTTATCTAGGTTACCTAATATATCATGTATTTGGACCGTAACTCTGTATCTGATCATTGTTATGAGTCTGTAAACAGCTGTTTAcagttttcttataaatatctCTACTTACAATATCGTTTTGAGATTCCTTAGCCGCCATTTGAGTAGCCTCTTGACTTATCTTCAAATTCTTTTCactttttaattgcttgaataacatatacttcataactaatTCACTTGAatcagaatttaaaattatgattaaaaaacaCGGAGCACAATCAGAAGAGATCACAAAAGAACTAAACATTAGAATAtgattataaagtatatatatcaATCATTTCGACACACTAATGAACTGTCAGCAAATCACCCGAATATTATAGTACGTATACCATTAACTAATTatcaaagaaattattaattcgacTATCAACAGCATATCAAATattgaggcacgcatttgtcaCTTGGAGTCTACGCCTACTAATTGTTTCATAtttagagcaaaaaaaaaaccatcttaTTTTACAACTCATTAGTTAGGTACATTGGTAATCATTTAATGAGTTTGTAGACATGAGACTTTGCGGTTAAATAACTAGTTGATATTGTCGACTTCATGacattcttatttatatttaagaacaCACAGAGTAAGTTTACCatcattcatattttatttcaaatatatagtaataaatgtcCATTGTTTTAGATAACTTGGGTGAATTGATGTGATTCATAATTCATCCTTACGCTGCACTGTAATAtctatagttttttgcgtctctaCTAGCGCAGTATAAATAATTGATTCAGGTAatacaggtaaaataaaaataactaagaatAATAATGTCCATAGGACATTATTATTCTTAgttatttttgtgttatttcaGTTGCTTAAAATGTAAGGTGCGAGGCTAGGTGACCAATTTCAAAAGCATTTTTCATTGATTCTATGAGTGCACCCCATAAAGATGCAACTCATGTTGGtacccaaattaaaaaaaggtcaAGGTGGTGTTTACGCAttcttataaaacaaagttacatAATAAGCAacattaaatagttaataataattgactacTAGTATACAAAGGATAATcaataatattagaaatattaaaaatagtcaCTTTAAAAGGTATGACGGAGGACCAGGGATGCGCTGGTAGGTCGCCCGGTACTCGATGGCAACCGAACCGAAAATAATTTAAGCGTCTGGTTTTAATAAATGTCGTTTCGTTTGTTATTAATGAGCAAAATATACAGAGTATTAATAAGCGATCACGCAGCTTAAGCGTGTCAGTTAGAATGGtacttgtaatatttttaatacattttaggcaattaatgtaaaaaagatGTCCCTTCAACACATACAATTTTTATCCCCATCGAAttctaatgtaataaaattaagttaagcttacattaaaatctttaatttgaaTCTATTTTTAGGCAAATTAAAAGCTTAAAGTCGGAAACACATTAATAGACAGTTGTACTATAGTGTAAATCTGCTTCCTAATAGAAAAAATACTATTGCTAACACCTGTACTGTAACATCGTTGCGTAGaatctttcttaaaatttattcaGAATCTACCAAAGATAGAAAAAACCTATTTTACATAGGATAAAGAGATTAAACATAATAAGATTGAATATTTCGTTGAAAGCCATTTGAGTATCTAAATCATATTTTACTAGAAACCACATAACATAGCTGATCCTTGCTTAAAATTCTCACCTCAGATGTCGATAAAGGGTTTGTACATAAACAGTAAACAATACCGGCATAATACCAATTGCCAGGTACAAAGATAATAATTGGGACGGCCTtttgtggttagcatgttcaactacgaacGAAAGACGAGTTTCCGCATCCAACTCTCAGATGTGTCCAAAAAAACCAGTCCGTGGTACCTCGGAAAGCACGTTCAGCCATCGGTCACGGTTGCTATAGcaattactaataatttatatatatatattcatagtGGTATGTATGTCTATACATATATGCACCACGTTACTATTtcaaatttgtg of the Pararge aegeria chromosome 10, ilParAegt1.1, whole genome shotgun sequence genome contains:
- the LOC120626901 gene encoding pituitary homeobox 2-like; this encodes MKYMLFKQLKSEKNLKISQEATQMAAKESQNDIVKSKYVQNCISKKSKRFRSAFTTEQINYLEQEYKKFPYIGSGNRKEVSNKLNIPERAVKIWFQNRRMKEKKECGNKEVEVKDLTKDSTKFINEPLNKACNWQSINNDHRCSLIEQAKRNEINFSMKPFAPITTAANGMRPSDLRLRSSYKPTVIPTEIAGVSTKKFNNTPFSTMKNLINADVIMPEAFQKVKNTPNVTPIAISKPRKVCTTSSKNKNKGRTSYCPLANSYLNINQDMPQDLSSRSMKNKLHSKKPHYPVNSISGFMPMHLQNSYSSSALTTGNVIWKPVNMLSTLPVPQPSSVSIGIPQNSARVHVVNNHVSNTCSCSCNCHGSSIRGFGQVNARAHPQYILAIPFSNPPK